The following are encoded together in the Mesoterricola sediminis genome:
- the proB gene encoding glutamate 5-kinase, with protein MTPPQTSPSPARARLAQARRIVVKAGTNVLLGEDGLPALGRLFALVESLAGLRRQGREVLLVTSGATGLGARRLALAGKPQGLALAQACAAVGQGELMALYQTGFLRLETVCAQVLLTQDDFRDPGRRANLRATLEKLLRMGVVPVINENDTVATLELERLRVFGDNDKLSALVAAGLGADLLLLLSDVDGLHAANPRQSPGAPLLPEVRRIDARIQALAQGGGARGRGGMATKLEAARLGMAAGVTVVIAPGERPGIVEAVLAGAEAGTLFVPGARPKKDPLDRWLKEVEA; from the coding sequence ATGACCCCGCCCCAGACCTCCCCATCCCCCGCCCGGGCCCGCCTCGCCCAGGCCCGCCGCATCGTCGTGAAGGCCGGCACGAACGTCCTCCTGGGGGAGGACGGGCTGCCCGCCCTGGGGCGGCTCTTCGCGCTGGTGGAAAGCCTGGCGGGCCTCCGCCGCCAGGGACGGGAGGTGCTGCTGGTGACCAGCGGCGCCACGGGCCTGGGGGCGCGGCGCCTGGCCCTGGCCGGGAAGCCCCAGGGCCTGGCCCTCGCCCAGGCCTGCGCCGCGGTGGGCCAGGGGGAGCTCATGGCCCTCTACCAGACCGGGTTCCTGCGCCTGGAGACGGTCTGCGCCCAGGTGCTGCTCACCCAGGACGATTTCCGGGACCCGGGCCGGCGCGCCAACCTCCGCGCCACCCTGGAGAAGCTCCTGCGCATGGGCGTGGTGCCGGTGATCAACGAGAACGACACCGTGGCCACCCTGGAGCTGGAGCGGCTGCGGGTCTTCGGGGACAACGACAAGCTGAGCGCCCTGGTGGCCGCGGGCCTCGGGGCGGATCTGCTCCTGCTGCTCTCGGACGTGGATGGCCTCCACGCCGCCAACCCCCGGCAGAGCCCCGGGGCCCCCCTCCTGCCCGAGGTGCGGCGCATCGACGCGCGGATCCAGGCCCTGGCCCAGGGCGGCGGCGCCCGGGGCCGGGGGGGGATGGCCACCAAGCTGGAGGCGGCGCGCCTGGGCATGGCGGCGGGCGTGACCGTGGTCATCGCCCCCGGGGAGCGCCCCGGCATCGTGGAGGCGGTGCTGGCCGGGGCGGAGGCGGGGACGCTCTTCGTGCCGGGGGCCCGTCCGAAGAAGGATCCCCTGGACCGGTGGCTGAAGGAGGTGGAGGCATGA
- a CDS encoding TlpA disulfide reductase family protein — protein MSLFKSLGPLALVLAATHVCLAAAPAPRAAAVQTKTVTLKEGDPAPAFTPGAWVKGEPVKALAPGKIYVMEFWATWCGPCKAAIPHLTALARQYAGKVTIIGVNVMETGKPEEVDRKVKAFVDGKGAEMDYLVCRDTPDGAMATKWLKAAGKEGIPATFIVDGKGRIVWTGHPMALDPILQKVVAGTFDPAAEAAATEENKKVEGEIAKAAQAQEWQRVLDLLPGFKPINPIATAWAGFYRFQAQLHLDPKVAEAQLAKVRKDQPELLITYLGMITGTDGLAASWYEMAVADLKGMVEQNKAFYGMLAKAQAKAGDFKGAARSKAEDLKQLRARVPEILKDHPEAGPMIKEQLAKDEALLKDYEAKAAKRP, from the coding sequence ATGTCCTTGTTCAAATCTCTCGGCCCCCTGGCCCTTGTTCTGGCGGCCACGCACGTCTGCCTTGCCGCGGCGCCAGCGCCCCGGGCTGCAGCCGTTCAAACCAAGACGGTGACGCTCAAGGAAGGGGATCCTGCCCCCGCCTTTACACCGGGCGCCTGGGTGAAGGGGGAACCCGTCAAGGCCCTCGCCCCGGGGAAGATCTATGTCATGGAGTTCTGGGCGACCTGGTGCGGCCCCTGCAAGGCCGCCATCCCCCACCTGACGGCCCTGGCCCGGCAGTATGCGGGCAAGGTCACCATCATCGGCGTGAACGTGATGGAGACCGGCAAGCCGGAGGAGGTCGACCGCAAGGTCAAGGCCTTCGTGGACGGCAAGGGCGCCGAGATGGACTATCTGGTCTGCCGGGACACTCCGGACGGAGCGATGGCAACGAAGTGGCTGAAGGCGGCCGGGAAGGAAGGCATCCCCGCCACCTTCATCGTCGATGGCAAGGGCCGGATCGTCTGGACAGGCCATCCGATGGCCCTGGACCCCATCCTGCAGAAGGTGGTCGCGGGCACCTTCGACCCCGCCGCCGAAGCGGCCGCGACCGAGGAGAACAAGAAGGTCGAGGGCGAGATCGCCAAGGCGGCCCAGGCCCAGGAATGGCAGCGCGTCCTGGACCTGCTCCCGGGGTTCAAACCGATCAACCCCATTGCGACTGCCTGGGCGGGCTTCTATCGATTCCAGGCCCAGCTCCACCTCGATCCGAAGGTCGCCGAGGCCCAGCTCGCCAAGGTGAGGAAGGACCAGCCCGAGCTGCTGATCACGTACCTGGGCATGATCACGGGGACGGATGGCCTCGCCGCGTCCTGGTACGAGATGGCCGTGGCGGACCTCAAGGGCATGGTCGAGCAGAACAAGGCCTTCTACGGCATGCTGGCCAAGGCCCAGGCCAAGGCTGGCGACTTCAAGGGCGCCGCCAGGAGCAAAGCGGAGGACCTCAAGCAACTGCGCGCGCGCGTTCCCGAGATCCTCAAGGATCACCCCGAAGCCGGCCCCATGATCAAGGAGCAGCTGGCCAAGGACGAAGCGCTGCTGAAGGATTACGAGGCCAAGGCCGCGAAGCGGCCCTGA
- a CDS encoding FAD-dependent oxidoreductase yields the protein MRDMAPLPGTSFDLCVVGAGVSGLCLARAAARAGQKVIVLERRPEAGGCLSSAPVPPAGVLELGAHTCYNSYTQFLGLAEEAGFLALPSPRKGLGFRMVVGGKVRSIGSCLNVLEAAVSVPKAFWTRKEGLTVEGYYGRILGRGNWDRVLHPALNAVASQETAGFPAGALFQKRPSRRKEVLRSFAVRGGLGPAVQALAEHPGIHLAAGREAAGLARTGDGFRVRTGLGEEIAAKRVALAVPAPEAAALAAADFPGVAEVLGRIRTVTVRTLGLVLADPLPHLPRLTGLILPEGPCFSAVSGDAFPVEGKRAWSFHFRGDRDDSEAAMRAYACQVLGADPARIEAAHRRDHTMPALALGHEAWLAELDRALAGQDLLVAGNYLSGMSIEDCAGRALREWARATGA from the coding sequence ATGCGCGACATGGCCCCCCTCCCCGGCACCTCCTTCGATCTCTGCGTCGTCGGCGCGGGGGTCAGCGGCCTCTGCCTGGCCCGGGCCGCGGCCCGGGCCGGCCAGAAGGTGATCGTCCTCGAGCGCCGCCCGGAGGCCGGCGGCTGCCTGAGCTCCGCCCCCGTGCCCCCCGCCGGCGTCCTCGAGCTGGGCGCCCACACCTGCTACAACTCCTACACCCAGTTCCTGGGCCTGGCCGAGGAGGCCGGATTCCTGGCCCTGCCCTCCCCCCGCAAGGGGCTGGGCTTCCGCATGGTGGTGGGCGGCAAGGTCCGCTCCATCGGCTCCTGCCTGAACGTCCTGGAGGCGGCCGTCTCCGTCCCCAAGGCCTTCTGGACCCGGAAGGAGGGCCTCACCGTGGAGGGCTACTACGGCCGCATCCTGGGCCGGGGCAACTGGGACCGCGTCCTCCACCCGGCCCTCAACGCCGTGGCCTCCCAGGAGACCGCGGGATTCCCCGCCGGCGCCCTCTTCCAGAAGCGCCCCTCCCGGCGCAAGGAGGTGCTCCGCAGCTTCGCCGTGCGCGGGGGCCTGGGGCCCGCCGTCCAGGCCCTGGCGGAGCATCCCGGCATCCACCTGGCCGCGGGCCGTGAGGCCGCGGGCCTCGCCCGCACCGGCGACGGGTTCCGGGTGCGCACCGGCCTGGGCGAGGAGATCGCCGCGAAGCGGGTGGCCCTGGCCGTCCCCGCCCCCGAGGCCGCGGCCCTGGCGGCGGCGGACTTCCCGGGGGTGGCCGAGGTCCTGGGCCGGATCCGCACCGTCACGGTGCGCACCCTGGGCCTCGTCCTCGCCGATCCCCTGCCGCACCTGCCCCGGCTCACGGGCCTGATCCTTCCCGAGGGTCCCTGCTTCTCCGCCGTCTCCGGCGACGCCTTCCCCGTGGAGGGCAAGCGGGCCTGGAGCTTCCATTTCCGGGGCGACCGCGACGACAGCGAGGCGGCCATGCGCGCCTACGCCTGCCAGGTCCTGGGCGCCGACCCCGCCCGCATCGAGGCCGCCCACCGCCGGGACCACACCATGCCCGCCCTGGCCCTGGGCCACGAGGCCTGGCTGGCGGAGCTGGACCGGGCCCTGGCCGGCCAGGACCTCCTGGTGGCCGGCAACTACCTCTCCGGCATGTCCATCGAGGACTGCGCCGGCCGCGCCCTCCGCGAGTGGGCGCGGGCGACGGGGGCCTGA
- a CDS encoding protein-disulfide reductase DsbD family protein: MFLSRLLSLAALVLALTGTNPAAAADPRIDVAFKKGEVVITVPQGTHIKKSFTEVRLDGRGRLKPAALPRADAKDELGDDIYHGTVRIPVAGEGLQDPAKLLVQYQACTEGEGGNCYPPTEVELKIKAADLNRAADSQGKAEAVPAMADAAAGTAQAEPASGTAEAAPAPGAAPAAAPAHAEPPAPAAEDKGFLLSLLVVFLAGLGASLTPCVYPMIPITMAIIGAKGGGKLKGFSLSFVLVLGMAVTYTVLGVVAARSGATFGAFAQKAAFLVPVSALFAVFALSLFGAFEISLPQGLQNRLQGGGPRKGYAGAFFMGLVLGPLAAPCVGPIIGTVLVGIAQKGSMVLGGLQLFVFALGMGVLFMAVGTFSAGLPRSGDWLTRLKHVMGLVVLGFAAWNVRFVVPGWANYALWTATALAGAAVFGVFEAAEGLAAQARRALAAVLLVLAAVLALKAVETGLDVQLLPAGGAAQAGKAEASAWGTDFEKALAEAKASRKVVLLDTWAVWCAQCRELDEKTWPDPEVTAWIKANAVAVKVDADKVRPDLAKTYAIRSFPTVILMDAEGREIRRSLGFRKPAEMLAWLRS; the protein is encoded by the coding sequence ATGTTCCTTTCCAGACTGCTATCCCTCGCGGCCCTGGTGCTCGCGTTGACGGGGACGAACCCGGCCGCCGCCGCGGATCCCCGGATCGACGTCGCCTTCAAGAAAGGCGAGGTGGTGATCACCGTCCCCCAGGGGACCCACATCAAGAAATCCTTCACCGAGGTGCGTCTGGACGGTCGCGGCCGTCTCAAGCCGGCCGCCCTGCCCAGGGCCGACGCGAAGGACGAGCTCGGCGACGACATCTACCACGGCACCGTGCGGATCCCCGTGGCCGGGGAGGGCCTCCAGGACCCGGCGAAGCTCCTGGTGCAGTACCAGGCCTGCACGGAGGGCGAGGGCGGCAACTGCTACCCGCCCACCGAGGTGGAGCTGAAGATCAAGGCTGCGGACCTGAACCGGGCCGCGGACTCCCAGGGGAAGGCGGAGGCCGTACCGGCCATGGCTGACGCCGCCGCCGGGACCGCCCAGGCCGAACCCGCCTCCGGGACGGCCGAGGCCGCCCCTGCCCCCGGGGCCGCGCCCGCCGCGGCCCCCGCCCATGCCGAGCCCCCCGCGCCGGCCGCCGAGGACAAAGGCTTCCTCCTGAGCCTCCTCGTGGTCTTCCTGGCGGGGCTCGGCGCCTCCCTCACGCCCTGCGTCTACCCCATGATCCCCATCACCATGGCCATCATCGGCGCCAAGGGCGGCGGGAAGCTGAAGGGTTTCTCCCTCTCCTTCGTCCTCGTCCTGGGCATGGCCGTCACCTACACCGTGCTGGGCGTCGTCGCGGCCCGGAGCGGCGCCACCTTCGGGGCCTTCGCCCAGAAGGCCGCCTTCCTCGTGCCCGTGTCCGCGCTCTTCGCGGTCTTCGCCCTGTCCCTCTTCGGCGCCTTCGAGATCAGCCTGCCCCAGGGTCTCCAGAACCGCCTCCAGGGCGGCGGCCCCCGCAAGGGCTACGCCGGCGCCTTCTTCATGGGCCTCGTCCTGGGCCCCCTGGCCGCGCCCTGCGTCGGCCCCATCATCGGCACCGTGCTGGTGGGCATCGCCCAGAAGGGCAGCATGGTCCTGGGCGGCCTGCAGCTCTTCGTCTTCGCCCTGGGCATGGGCGTCCTCTTCATGGCCGTGGGCACGTTCAGCGCGGGCCTGCCCCGCAGCGGCGACTGGCTGACCCGCCTCAAGCACGTCATGGGCCTGGTGGTCCTGGGCTTCGCCGCCTGGAACGTGCGCTTCGTGGTGCCCGGATGGGCCAACTACGCCCTGTGGACCGCGACCGCCCTCGCTGGTGCGGCGGTGTTCGGGGTCTTCGAGGCCGCGGAGGGCCTGGCCGCCCAGGCGCGCAGGGCCCTGGCCGCCGTCCTCCTGGTGCTCGCCGCGGTCCTCGCCCTGAAGGCCGTGGAGACGGGCCTGGACGTGCAGCTCCTGCCCGCCGGCGGCGCCGCGCAGGCCGGGAAGGCCGAGGCCTCCGCCTGGGGGACCGATTTCGAGAAGGCCCTCGCCGAGGCCAAGGCCTCCCGCAAGGTGGTCCTCCTGGACACCTGGGCCGTGTGGTGCGCCCAGTGCCGGGAACTGGACGAGAAGACCTGGCCGGATCCCGAGGTGACGGCCTGGATCAAGGCCAACGCCGTGGCCGTGAAGGTGGACGCCGACAAGGTGCGCCCCGACCTGGCGAAGACCTACGCCATCCGCAGTTTCCCCACCGTGATCCTGATGGACGCCGAGGGCCGGGAGATCCGGCGCAGCCTGGGCTTCCGCAAGCCGGCCGAGATGCTGGCCTGGCTCCGCTCCTGA
- a CDS encoding M16 family metallopeptidase translates to MIRPILLSLAAGLALQAQAIPPRPEAIAFKPLAFSVPKAGAFKADLSNGIPVYIAEEPDGLPFVRIRVFIKGGAYLDPAGKEGLAALAGAQLRAGGTLRTPAAALDERLEFLAASIQSSLGDTSGSVSLDILEKDLTEGLDLFMQVLTQPAFAPERLDQAKRAIRQNLASRGDKLESIAAVELPRLLYRAGHFTSAQPTAASVAALTREDLAAFHARLLHPANLVVSVSGKFQRKAMLARLDATLGRLKAGPAAKPSPVVPAPGALAKPGIYVVDKAVPQSLVQWALPGLRRTDPDWAAATVLNSILASGDFTCRLMKKIRSDEGLTYGIGGAFGEGSYWRGHWSGSFQTKNKSVAYALRLFLGELDRIKREPVPAEELGSIQNTIVEAFPARWGRKANVVNLFAGERLVGWPEDGWTDYRERIRAVTAADVQRVARTYLDPAKLVLLVVGKADEALAGDPEHPGPLAAVAPLPVVRLPLRDPLTLKPLS, encoded by the coding sequence ATGATCCGCCCCATCCTCCTCTCCCTGGCCGCGGGCCTGGCCCTCCAGGCCCAGGCCATCCCGCCCCGGCCCGAGGCCATCGCGTTCAAGCCCCTCGCCTTCTCCGTCCCCAAGGCGGGCGCCTTCAAGGCCGACCTCTCCAACGGCATTCCGGTCTACATCGCCGAGGAGCCCGACGGTCTTCCATTCGTGCGGATCCGGGTCTTCATCAAGGGGGGGGCGTACCTGGATCCCGCGGGCAAGGAGGGCCTCGCGGCCCTCGCCGGAGCCCAGCTGCGCGCCGGAGGCACCCTTCGCACCCCGGCCGCGGCCCTGGACGAGCGCCTGGAATTCCTCGCCGCCTCCATCCAGAGCAGCCTGGGCGACACCAGCGGCTCGGTCTCCCTGGATATCCTGGAGAAGGACCTGACCGAAGGCCTGGACCTGTTCATGCAGGTGCTGACCCAGCCGGCCTTCGCGCCGGAGCGGCTGGACCAGGCGAAGCGGGCCATCCGCCAGAACCTGGCCTCCCGCGGCGACAAGCTGGAATCCATCGCGGCGGTGGAGCTGCCCCGGCTGCTCTACCGGGCGGGCCACTTCACCTCGGCCCAGCCCACGGCGGCCAGCGTCGCCGCCCTCACCCGGGAGGACCTGGCGGCCTTCCATGCCCGGCTCCTCCACCCCGCCAATCTGGTCGTCTCGGTTTCGGGCAAGTTCCAGCGCAAGGCGATGCTGGCCCGCCTCGACGCGACCCTGGGCCGCCTCAAGGCCGGCCCCGCGGCGAAGCCGAGCCCCGTCGTGCCCGCTCCCGGTGCGCTGGCGAAGCCCGGCATCTACGTCGTCGACAAGGCGGTCCCCCAGAGTCTCGTCCAGTGGGCCCTGCCCGGCCTGCGGCGCACCGATCCGGACTGGGCCGCCGCCACCGTGCTGAACAGCATCCTGGCCAGCGGCGACTTCACCTGCCGTCTGATGAAGAAGATCCGCAGCGACGAGGGCCTCACCTACGGCATCGGCGGCGCGTTCGGCGAGGGGTCGTACTGGCGGGGCCACTGGAGCGGAAGCTTCCAGACCAAGAACAAGTCCGTGGCCTACGCCCTGAGGCTCTTCCTGGGCGAACTGGACCGCATCAAGCGCGAGCCCGTTCCCGCCGAGGAGCTGGGCTCCATCCAGAACACCATCGTGGAAGCCTTCCCCGCACGGTGGGGGCGGAAGGCCAACGTGGTGAACCTCTTCGCCGGTGAGCGGCTGGTGGGCTGGCCTGAGGACGGGTGGACCGACTACCGCGAGCGGATCCGGGCCGTGACGGCCGCGGACGTGCAGCGGGTGGCCAGGACCTACCTGGACCCCGCGAAGCTCGTCCTCCTCGTGGTGGGGAAGGCCGACGAGGCCCTGGCCGGCGATCCCGAGCACCCCGGTCCCCTGGCGGCTGTCGCCCCGCTGCCCGTCGTGCGCCTGCCCCTGCGCGACCCCCTGACCCTGAAACCCCTTTCCTGA
- a CDS encoding glutamate-5-semialdehyde dehydrogenase, with the protein MSQAMKVLAATARAATRTLGTCPDAQRAGALRQAAGALRAGRQAVLEANAADCAAAADLPAALLARLHLDAAKVEEMARGLEAVAALPDPLGRVDLRRRLDEGLELTRITVPLGVLAVIFESRPDAAVQIGALAVKSGNAALLKGGREAARTVALLVDLLRGALAAEGLPPGALQRLEDRDEVDALLALHGDVDLVIPRGSSDLVRAIQARTRIPVLGHAEGVCHLYLHAAADPAMALDLVRDAKLQYPAACNAVETVLVDAAAAPRLVPALVAALPEVAFRGCPRARALAPMAEAAEADWDAEYGAPILALRVVDGLDEALAHIAAHGSGHTEAIVTGDPEAAARFLREVDAAGVYHNASTRFADGYRYGFGAEVGIATGRLHARGPVGLEGLVTVKYLLQGQGHRVADYAGPGARPFRHEDLPPA; encoded by the coding sequence ATGAGCCAGGCCATGAAGGTCCTCGCGGCCACCGCCCGGGCGGCGACCCGGACCCTGGGCACCTGCCCCGACGCCCAGCGCGCCGGCGCCCTCCGCCAGGCCGCGGGGGCCCTGCGCGCCGGGCGCCAGGCCGTCCTGGAGGCCAACGCGGCCGACTGCGCCGCCGCCGCGGACCTGCCCGCGGCCCTCCTGGCCCGCCTCCACCTGGACGCGGCCAAGGTGGAGGAGATGGCCCGGGGCCTCGAGGCGGTGGCGGCCCTCCCCGACCCCCTGGGCCGGGTGGACCTGCGCCGTCGCCTGGACGAAGGCCTGGAGCTCACCCGGATCACCGTCCCCCTGGGGGTGCTGGCGGTGATCTTCGAGAGCCGGCCCGACGCCGCCGTCCAGATCGGCGCCCTCGCCGTGAAGAGCGGCAACGCCGCCCTCCTGAAGGGGGGCCGCGAGGCCGCGCGCACCGTGGCCCTCCTCGTGGACCTCCTGCGCGGGGCCCTGGCGGCGGAGGGCCTCCCCCCCGGCGCCCTCCAGCGCCTGGAGGACCGGGACGAGGTGGACGCCCTCCTGGCCCTCCACGGGGACGTGGACCTGGTGATCCCCCGCGGCTCCTCGGACCTGGTCCGGGCCATCCAGGCCCGCACCCGCATCCCCGTCCTCGGCCACGCCGAAGGGGTCTGCCACCTCTACCTGCACGCCGCGGCGGACCCGGCCATGGCCCTGGACCTCGTCCGGGACGCCAAGCTCCAGTACCCCGCCGCCTGCAACGCCGTGGAGACGGTCCTCGTGGACGCCGCGGCCGCCCCCCGCCTGGTCCCGGCCCTGGTGGCGGCCCTGCCGGAGGTCGCCTTCCGGGGCTGCCCCCGGGCCCGGGCCCTGGCGCCCATGGCCGAGGCGGCCGAGGCGGACTGGGACGCCGAGTACGGCGCGCCCATCCTCGCCCTGCGGGTTGTGGACGGCCTGGACGAGGCCCTCGCCCACATCGCCGCCCACGGCAGCGGCCACACCGAGGCCATCGTCACGGGGGATCCGGAGGCCGCGGCCCGCTTCCTGCGGGAGGTGGACGCGGCCGGCGTCTACCACAACGCCTCCACGCGCTTCGCCGACGGCTACCGCTACGGGTTCGGGGCCGAGGTGGGCATCGCCACGGGGCGGCTCCACGCCCGGGGCCCGGTGGGCCTGGAGGGCCTGGTGACGGTCAAGTACCTGCTCCAGGGCCAGGGCCACCGCGTCGCCGACTACGCCGGGCCCGGCGCGCGGCCCTTCCGCCACGAGGACCTGCCCCCGGCCTGA
- a CDS encoding M16 family metallopeptidase, with protein sequence MGRTCQPARAVLAFLCALAPLAGQEVKVLERTLPNGFKVLLVERHDEPSIACGWVARAGSANERPGITGVAHLFEHMMFKGTRTIGTRDAVRDGELNRKQDEVMKTVRGEQALLRERLRRGEIQDLRDPAVRTPRLQAALAELDTLVKAQRELIVKDELMKLYGQAGGTGLNANTTMDRTFFHIDLPANKLELWAWLESDRLLNPVFREFYSERDVVLEERRLRVEATPTGKALETFQAMQWQASPYSWPVIGWPSDISSLTRDQADAFFSTYYAPGNITLILVGDFRADEAMATVTRYFGRIPGNPVPPPPVTVLEPPQGGEQRLVATVESMPFVLIAQKAVPAVHRDAAALDILSGILNGDSGRLKRALVQDRSVAVLAGSGFDGMKFGGVFRLYAAPVPGKAPEEMEGLLLEQVRAIQEQGVTDHELQKAKNQIAASMYRRMDSNADLRDQLAEAESAGTYRDFLEEPGLLQAVTREDVQRVARAYFALEGRNTLVVRRKEAK encoded by the coding sequence ATGGGCAGAACATGTCAACCCGCCAGGGCCGTCCTGGCCTTCCTTTGCGCCCTGGCCCCCCTCGCGGGCCAGGAGGTGAAGGTCCTCGAGCGCACGCTGCCCAATGGGTTCAAGGTGCTGCTGGTGGAGCGCCACGACGAGCCGTCCATCGCCTGTGGCTGGGTGGCCCGGGCCGGAAGCGCCAACGAACGGCCTGGCATCACGGGCGTGGCCCACCTCTTCGAGCACATGATGTTCAAGGGCACCCGCACCATCGGCACCCGGGACGCGGTCCGCGACGGCGAGCTGAACCGGAAGCAGGACGAGGTGATGAAGACCGTCCGGGGGGAGCAGGCCCTCCTCCGGGAGCGCCTGCGCCGGGGCGAGATCCAGGACCTGCGGGACCCCGCGGTGCGCACGCCGCGTCTCCAGGCCGCCCTGGCGGAGCTGGACACCCTGGTGAAGGCCCAGCGGGAGCTCATCGTCAAGGACGAGCTCATGAAGCTGTACGGCCAGGCCGGGGGGACCGGGCTCAACGCCAACACCACCATGGACCGGACCTTCTTCCACATCGACCTGCCCGCCAACAAGCTGGAGCTGTGGGCGTGGCTGGAGTCCGACCGGCTCCTGAACCCGGTGTTCCGGGAGTTCTACAGCGAACGTGACGTGGTCCTGGAGGAGCGCCGCTTGCGGGTAGAGGCCACCCCCACGGGCAAGGCCCTGGAGACCTTCCAGGCCATGCAGTGGCAGGCCAGCCCCTACAGCTGGCCCGTGATCGGCTGGCCCAGCGACATCTCCAGCCTCACCCGGGACCAGGCCGACGCATTCTTCTCGACGTACTACGCGCCCGGCAACATCACGCTCATCCTGGTGGGCGACTTCAGAGCCGACGAGGCGATGGCGACCGTCACCCGCTACTTCGGCCGGATCCCTGGGAACCCCGTGCCGCCGCCGCCGGTCACCGTGCTCGAGCCGCCCCAGGGCGGCGAACAGCGGCTGGTGGCCACGGTCGAGTCCATGCCCTTCGTGCTGATCGCCCAGAAGGCAGTTCCCGCCGTCCACCGGGACGCCGCGGCGCTGGACATCCTTTCGGGCATCCTGAACGGGGACTCGGGCCGGCTCAAGCGTGCCCTCGTGCAGGACCGGAGCGTGGCGGTCTTGGCCGGCAGCGGATTCGACGGCATGAAGTTCGGGGGCGTCTTCCGCCTCTACGCGGCCCCGGTCCCGGGGAAGGCCCCCGAGGAGATGGAGGGACTGCTCCTCGAGCAGGTCCGTGCCATCCAGGAGCAGGGCGTCACTGACCACGAACTCCAGAAAGCGAAGAACCAGATCGCCGCCAGCATGTACCGGCGCATGGACAGCAATGCCGACCTGCGTGACCAGCTGGCCGAGGCCGAATCCGCCGGGACCTACCGGGATTTCCTGGAAGAGCCGGGACTGCTCCAGGCCGTGACCCGTGAGGACGTGCAGCGCGTGGCCCGCGCCTATTTCGCCCTTGAGGGCCGCAACACCCTGGTGGTCCGCCGGAAGGAGGCCAAGTGA